The genomic interval TGTGCTTTACTCCAAACCTGAGCTTCTTCTTTAGGGGCTTCGGACTTGACTTGTGGAGATCTGGTTCCAGATCCAGTGGAATTTCCCACTCCTCCTCCAGTACCTCTGGAGCCTTCTGTCCCCATAGGGGTGGCACAGAGTATTGATTCAGTCCCACTGGAGGGGCAGTACTCATCCAGGTCATCAGCTAATGTGTCCAGATAGCTGCCAATGGAAATGTTGTCCAGCTTGTCATGAGGGTCCTGCAGACTGCTCCAGCTGCCCCTCCAGGAGGTGTCAGGACCCTCCCCTAAGCTGTACTGGCTGCTGGTCAGGCTGCTGCAGCGGCTGGTGAGCGCACCACGCTCTTCCAGGAGCCATTTCACTGCCTCAATGCCCTCGTGAAGTGCTAGTAACTGGTTCAAGATCTTGACATCTGCTGCTCGTAGATGAGCCTGCGTAGAGGAAATACACATGAACATCAAGAGATTTTTCAACAATCACACATAGTTAAATGAAAGTACAttctacactttttaaaataagagaTCTTCATTGGAatctatggttccatgaagaacctttaactcTTTCCCAGCCAGCTATTTCAAAAAAGGTTGCCAACCACTGccagtatttttttatcattttcacaaacttttaatggccctcataatattttgttgtatgaatatAAGGACTTTCGCACTGGAGGAACCTTTTCGTAGTTCCTAGAACTACAGGTGGAAGTTCATGCTTTTTGGTGCTTTCACACCGCATGATCGACATTTCAATCAGTGACATGGTGTATACACCAAACACGAGCGGCATGACGCAACAAAATGCAGTAGAACCCATTACAATCaatgatgctgtctacactggaagCAGCACGGCACAACGCGACGCGACATGACACGACAAATCCCTGACAGTAAACTGCTGCTGTGTTCTATTTATGACCTACTCACACAAAgctcaaatgatttgcaactaTCGCTTTGTcacgtccagtgtagacagactttagctgtTGCGGCATGGTGCAACAACTGttgcatccagtgtagacacggtgttaCGTTGTGTTTTGATTTGCTTAATGATTAAGGTTTGATTATTGCGATATATTACATATGCATCTGCTTACACATCTGATCACTTGTTTCTGCTTCTTTGTCACCGTGTTTTGATCCAGACATTCAATACTCTTTGAGCAGATGTGTAATAGTGCTTCCTGCTGTACACCAGTACAGTACACctattgcacaaaaggttcttcatagtGGAAGAggctttagattattaaaatattttttgcaataaGAAAAACATAGTTCTTTGAAGAACCTGAAAGGTTCTCTGAGGACAATTTTCCACTAGCAGGAACTGGGTGCTAGGTCAGAGCTAGTGCTATTGCCGGTTCGGAGTTGGTTCAACTGGCGAGCCTTCTAAGAACCAAT from Labeo rohita strain BAU-BD-2019 chromosome 6, IGBB_LRoh.1.0, whole genome shotgun sequence carries:
- the lurap1 gene encoding leucine rich adaptor protein 1, with amino-acid sequence MEESNTCESVPDLKDLELKVGRKTPEGLLRWMREEHKMISHHQTDNNETEKKGLDEKIRKLKTEMAHLRAADVKILNQLLALHEGIEAVKWLLEERGALTSRCSSLTSSQYSLGEGPDTSWRGSWSSLQDPHDKLDNISIGSYLDTLADDLDEYCPSSGTESILCATPMGTEGSRGTGGGVGNSTGSGTRSPQVKSEAPKEEAQVWSKAQSNKPNGILDKAVKQMVRPDSPRACLAEKLGKNLSPKMKPYKNGKVELESCKMNGKVQLEYDAHWRWVQSQDDVTFL